From a region of the Verrucomicrobiia bacterium genome:
- a CDS encoding carbamoyltransferase C-terminal domain-containing protein, which produces MIVLGLGGAVGHDPAAALVIDGNVIAAAEEERFLRDKHAKGQQAEQAALYCLKQAQIKPTDVQVVAYPFAPISIFGPERWHYARRHLYAPDRAFTVLLNGNRRFYRNKRDVFAMLQKIGIDPQKIKFVPIEHHLAHASSAYHLSGYRDAAIMSIDGVGEYCTTWFGYGEGGEIKCTQEFYAPDSLGGFYGAVTEFLGFEMLDGEFKVMGMAPYGDASRFDIGPLIHATAEGFKINTKLVNCIGWRRYKRNGKGTFFAQRLVDLWGPARQGDEIDEPYVHIAAAVQKTLEELVLGLTKYHLGDYIKKSQRLCYAGGVALNVKCNKRLIEYLGKNGELFVQPAASDAGTALGAATYVAHQEGDTIKPMQHAYLGPEYSNDEIEATLQKRSIRYDRVAIIDVVSDLLAQGEVVAWFQGRMEFGPRSLGNRSILGNPSLKGVSDLINSQIKYRERWRPFCPSILDRAAPDILQSAHPSPYMTFTFDVAEKWKSRLKEIVHVDGTARPQIVTPQSNRRYYELLARFHSKTQIPCLLNTSLNRRGEPMVCSPDDALNMFYGSDLQNLAIGDFLVQKSP; this is translated from the coding sequence ATGATCGTGCTCGGACTGGGTGGCGCGGTGGGACATGATCCCGCGGCGGCGCTTGTTATCGACGGTAACGTCATTGCCGCAGCGGAAGAGGAACGCTTCCTACGCGACAAACACGCCAAGGGTCAACAAGCGGAACAGGCGGCATTGTATTGCCTGAAACAAGCGCAGATCAAACCGACGGATGTTCAGGTTGTCGCCTATCCATTTGCGCCGATCAGTATCTTCGGCCCCGAACGCTGGCATTACGCGCGGCGGCACCTGTACGCGCCCGATCGCGCCTTCACGGTTCTCCTGAATGGTAATCGTCGTTTTTACCGCAATAAGCGCGATGTGTTCGCCATGCTCCAGAAAATTGGTATCGACCCGCAAAAAATCAAGTTCGTCCCCATCGAACACCATCTGGCGCACGCGTCAAGCGCCTACCATCTCTCAGGTTACCGGGATGCCGCCATTATGAGCATCGACGGTGTCGGCGAATACTGCACCACATGGTTTGGTTATGGCGAAGGCGGCGAGATAAAATGCACCCAGGAATTTTATGCGCCCGATTCGCTGGGCGGTTTCTACGGCGCGGTGACGGAGTTCCTCGGCTTCGAGATGCTGGATGGCGAGTTCAAGGTGATGGGCATGGCGCCGTACGGTGACGCGAGCCGCTTCGATATCGGGCCGCTGATCCACGCCACTGCGGAAGGGTTCAAGATCAACACGAAGTTGGTCAACTGTATCGGTTGGCGCCGCTACAAGCGCAACGGCAAGGGCACCTTCTTCGCGCAACGCCTGGTCGACCTCTGGGGTCCCGCGCGCCAAGGTGACGAAATCGACGAACCGTATGTTCACATCGCGGCGGCGGTGCAGAAAACCCTTGAAGAACTCGTGCTCGGTCTCACGAAATATCACCTCGGCGATTATATTAAGAAGTCGCAGCGCCTCTGCTACGCCGGTGGTGTGGCCCTGAACGTGAAATGCAACAAACGGCTCATCGAATACCTCGGAAAAAATGGCGAACTGTTCGTCCAACCGGCGGCCAGCGATGCCGGCACCGCGCTGGGCGCGGCTACGTACGTGGCGCATCAAGAAGGCGACACGATCAAGCCCATGCAGCACGCTTATCTCGGTCCCGAATACTCGAACGACGAAATCGAGGCGACTCTCCAGAAGCGCAGCATTCGCTACGACCGGGTTGCCATCATCGATGTCGTCAGCGATCTCCTTGCTCAGGGTGAAGTCGTGGCCTGGTTCCAGGGCCGCATGGAATTCGGGCCGCGCTCGCTCGGCAACCGCAGCATCCTCGGCAACCCGTCGCTCAAGGGTGTTAGCGACCTGATCAATTCGCAGATCAAATACCGCGAACGTTGGCGGCCCTTCTGTCCGTCCATTCTTGATCGCGCGGCGCCTGATATTCTGCAGTCGGCGCACCCGTCCCCCTACATGACGTTTACCTTTGATGTCGCCGAAAAATGGAAATCGCGCCTGAAAGAAATTGTGCACGTTGACGGCACGGCGCGTCCGCAAATTGTGACGCCGCAGAGCAACCGTCGTTACTACGAGTTGCTCGCGAGGTTTCACTCCAAAACGCAAATCCCCTGTCTGCTCAACACTTCCCTCAACCGCCGCGGTGAGCCCATGGTCTGCTCTCCCGACGACGCGTTGAACATGTTTTACGGCAGCGACCTCCAGAACCTCGCGATTGGCGATTTCCTGGTTCAGAAGTCACCCTAA
- a CDS encoding class I SAM-dependent methyltransferase → MSTSTPPGQYKAKQSWQSPEMAAAYRFSRDPSRFTRYDLEEKIVKSWLADLPAQALVLDVPCGTGRFIPLLTSKGYRYAGADFSRAMIQEAKQTAGEKPTVGFTNADVEFLPFRDRAFDCVIMWRFLHHIGNAATRQAILREAARVTRRKVLVSFHHPISFTHWRKLLQQAVLGGGPRGHAVSHWQLQKEAEASGLRLVETKGFRKYISVNWFACFEKSGATR, encoded by the coding sequence GTGAGTACTTCCACTCCACCGGGCCAATACAAGGCCAAGCAGAGCTGGCAATCGCCGGAAATGGCTGCCGCGTATCGCTTCTCTCGCGATCCATCGCGGTTTACGCGGTATGATCTCGAGGAGAAAATCGTCAAGAGTTGGCTGGCTGATTTGCCAGCTCAGGCACTGGTGTTGGATGTGCCGTGCGGAACCGGCCGATTCATCCCCTTGCTGACGTCAAAGGGATACCGTTATGCAGGAGCCGATTTTTCACGGGCCATGATCCAGGAAGCGAAGCAGACGGCCGGAGAAAAACCAACGGTCGGATTCACCAATGCCGATGTCGAATTCCTGCCGTTTCGGGACCGGGCGTTCGACTGCGTGATCATGTGGCGTTTCTTGCATCATATTGGCAATGCTGCGACGCGGCAGGCCATACTTCGCGAAGCCGCGCGCGTCACCCGACGGAAGGTGCTTGTCTCGTTTCATCACCCGATCAGTTTCACCCACTGGCGCAAGCTGCTGCAACAGGCGGTTCTCGGTGGTGGGCCCAGGGGCCATGCTGTCTCGCACTGGCAACTGCAGAAGGAGGCAGAGGCTTCTGGATTACGCCTGGTCGAGACAAAGGGCTTCCGCAAATACATTTCGGTGAATTGGTTTGCCTGCTTTGAAAAGTCAGGCGCTACCCGGTAA
- a CDS encoding sulfatase-like hydrolase/transferase has translation MTTTNQTPSASSRFTNGLEALFYFYVFNVLQLLVIGHGYLSHVPTGTSTWGWLATLLAFVANFALLALVPALLSLIALISRRLWVMLTAAIILFGLFNVFIYADFVIYQLWLFHFNSFVWNLITTPGSGDVTVAGKSTVLYTVGTVTLIFSTEIIFAAFLLPWLRRLPLASRLRSRRGFVIACSTVLALIFLNIAVYDIADLRDDVEILRVKQLFPLYQAVTMKRFAIKVLGIKLSQDMRLKLPPSQGSFNCPKAPLRFRAGGPRPNILIVPIEGGRFDMLTPDVMPFLSHWSESNLVFRANFSTGNTTRYGIFGLLYGIYGTYWQRALAEHTGPALFKSLKGLGYKFRILCSANMNYPELHSTCFADVLPDTTDQWQCERVDRDRLMTDAFIKFLDQKPAGPFLGFVFYDASHQPYSYPPEHAIFPTGNMTEDINYIKLARGEGDMALIKNRYKNSLHYVDSQIQRLLQTLEQRGLLENTLVFVMGDHGEEFREFGLFGHDSAFHKYQTQTLMVGHIPGESPGAINRLTSHIDVPATILTYMGVENPLSDYTLGHSLLDEHEPPFLFIANWSNAALIDRQTIITFGLEAYNTDTTILDTNNVPLPNQREALASHRGEVLSALQGMRQFTK, from the coding sequence ATGACGACCACCAACCAGACGCCGTCTGCTTCCTCTCGCTTCACGAATGGCCTTGAGGCATTGTTTTATTTCTACGTCTTCAATGTTCTGCAGTTGCTGGTTATCGGCCATGGCTACCTCTCCCATGTCCCCACCGGCACCTCGACGTGGGGCTGGCTCGCGACGCTGTTGGCGTTCGTGGCAAACTTTGCGCTGCTGGCGCTGGTGCCCGCGTTATTGTCGCTCATCGCCCTGATATCGCGGCGGTTGTGGGTGATGTTGACGGCGGCCATCATTCTGTTCGGTCTGTTTAACGTGTTCATTTACGCCGATTTCGTGATCTACCAACTCTGGCTATTTCACTTTAACAGCTTCGTGTGGAACCTGATCACGACGCCTGGCTCCGGCGATGTCACTGTCGCTGGCAAGAGCACGGTTCTCTACACGGTCGGAACTGTCACACTGATCTTCTCCACGGAGATTATTTTCGCCGCGTTCTTGCTGCCCTGGCTCCGACGCCTGCCACTGGCCTCCCGGCTGCGAAGTCGCAGGGGGTTCGTCATCGCGTGTTCCACCGTGCTCGCGCTGATCTTCCTCAATATCGCCGTGTACGATATCGCAGATCTTCGCGACGATGTTGAGATCCTGCGGGTGAAGCAACTCTTTCCCCTGTACCAAGCCGTCACCATGAAGCGATTCGCCATCAAGGTCCTGGGGATCAAGCTCTCCCAGGACATGCGCCTTAAATTACCGCCCAGCCAGGGCTCGTTTAATTGTCCAAAGGCGCCGTTGCGCTTTCGCGCTGGCGGGCCGCGTCCCAATATTCTCATCGTCCCCATTGAAGGCGGGCGCTTTGACATGCTCACACCCGATGTGATGCCTTTCCTTTCCCATTGGAGTGAAAGCAATCTCGTGTTTCGAGCGAATTTCAGCACCGGCAACACGACTCGCTACGGCATTTTCGGCCTGTTGTACGGTATTTACGGCACCTACTGGCAACGCGCGCTGGCCGAGCACACCGGGCCCGCGTTATTCAAGTCACTGAAAGGACTGGGATACAAGTTTCGCATCCTCTGCTCGGCCAACATGAACTATCCGGAACTCCACAGCACCTGTTTCGCCGATGTGCTGCCAGACACCACCGACCAGTGGCAATGCGAGCGCGTGGACCGCGACCGTCTCATGACCGATGCGTTCATCAAGTTTCTTGACCAAAAGCCGGCCGGTCCATTCCTGGGTTTTGTGTTCTACGACGCTTCGCACCAGCCGTACAGTTACCCGCCGGAGCACGCGATTTTCCCCACAGGAAACATGACTGAAGACATCAACTACATAAAACTCGCGCGGGGCGAAGGCGACATGGCGTTGATCAAGAACCGCTACAAGAACAGCCTCCACTACGTCGACTCACAGATTCAGCGTCTCCTGCAGACACTCGAGCAACGCGGGCTCTTGGAAAACACACTGGTATTCGTGATGGGCGACCACGGCGAAGAGTTCCGCGAGTTTGGGCTGTTCGGTCACGACAGCGCCTTCCATAAGTATCAAACGCAGACCTTAATGGTCGGCCACATCCCCGGCGAATCGCCAGGCGCCATCAACCGTCTCACCAGCCACATCGATGTTCCCGCGACCATTTTGACCTACATGGGCGTCGAGAATCCGCTCTCGGACTACACGTTGGGCCATTCGCTGCTTGACGAACATGAACCGCCATTCCTGTTCATCGCGAATTGGAGCAATGCCGCGCTCATCGATCGCCAGACCATTATCACGTTCGGACTCGAGGCCTATAATACCGATACCACGATTCTGGACACGAACAACGTGCCACTGCCAAACCAGCGCGAGGCGTTGGCCTCCCATCGCGGCGAAGTGCTGTCAGCGCTGCAGGGTATGCGTCAGTTCACCAAGTAA
- a CDS encoding alkaline phosphatase family protein: protein MAPAAQTITPAARVLVIGLDGATWTNLAPLAERGDMPTLRRLMQGGAWGNLDSTIPALTPPAWTSLVTGTNPGKHGIHHFRHTPPGDYYQRRLNTSRDIQSATLWQRLGAHGKQVGVINVPLCHPVYPVNGFMTSDAFAPEPGVTTYPPELAAELKDYIVDVVNYPSALPGTARYEQQMLAFIDENERVLLSQVDAAVRLMRSKPWQFFMIALMATDRLGHYCWKFSDPASESSLTTEEQKRIGTRCRAMYRQIDAQLARLLDAIGPDCALVVASDHGFGPAPAAFFHTNRWLLERGYLQLLPVWHWKRLLHGYLPRSWKAKLRTPVDSKYGLVNWRDTKIWADPLESRAVAIHINRIDRYPEGIVAEPECEALLATVVRELTALKTPGGDKVFAEIHRGATLFDGPHQETAPDLVGILSKSFDVPASFRRDVRATELIVPNRHILRDGGHEPEGIFLLRGPNLRAAGRLPSQPIVAIAPTILEILGLPIADDIDGEPITAAFTEDFLRAHPPRRESEPVATGAATSNQPEYSEEDSVKIEERLRKLGYLD, encoded by the coding sequence GTGGCTCCCGCAGCACAAACCATCACGCCCGCCGCGCGCGTCCTTGTCATCGGACTCGACGGCGCGACGTGGACGAACCTCGCCCCACTCGCCGAGCGGGGCGACATGCCGACATTGCGCCGCCTGATGCAGGGAGGCGCGTGGGGGAACCTCGATTCGACCATTCCCGCGTTGACGCCGCCGGCCTGGACAAGCCTCGTCACCGGCACCAATCCCGGCAAACACGGCATCCATCATTTTCGTCATACACCGCCCGGCGATTACTACCAACGTAGGCTCAACACGTCACGTGATATCCAAAGCGCGACTCTCTGGCAGCGGCTCGGCGCCCACGGCAAACAGGTCGGCGTGATCAACGTGCCGCTGTGTCATCCGGTGTATCCGGTGAACGGCTTCATGACCAGCGACGCCTTCGCCCCCGAGCCCGGCGTGACGACGTACCCTCCCGAATTGGCCGCCGAACTGAAGGACTACATTGTCGATGTGGTGAACTATCCCAGCGCACTGCCCGGCACGGCCCGCTATGAGCAGCAGATGCTCGCGTTCATCGATGAAAATGAACGCGTCCTGCTCAGCCAGGTCGATGCCGCGGTGCGGCTCATGCGCTCCAAGCCGTGGCAGTTTTTTATGATCGCGTTGATGGCGACCGACCGACTGGGACATTACTGTTGGAAGTTCTCCGACCCGGCTTCGGAAAGCTCGTTGACCACCGAGGAACAGAAACGGATCGGCACCCGCTGCCGCGCGATGTACCGACAAATCGATGCTCAGCTCGCGCGACTCCTCGACGCAATCGGCCCCGATTGCGCACTCGTCGTCGCGTCTGACCACGGCTTCGGCCCGGCGCCGGCGGCGTTTTTCCACACGAATCGCTGGCTTCTTGAGCGCGGTTACCTTCAGCTTTTGCCTGTCTGGCACTGGAAGCGCCTGCTGCACGGCTATCTGCCCCGCTCGTGGAAAGCAAAGTTGCGCACCCCTGTCGATAGCAAGTACGGGCTGGTAAATTGGCGAGACACAAAGATCTGGGCCGACCCGCTGGAGTCGCGGGCCGTCGCAATTCATATCAACCGTATCGACCGCTATCCGGAAGGAATCGTCGCCGAACCCGAGTGCGAGGCCCTTCTTGCCACCGTGGTTCGTGAATTGACGGCGCTCAAAACTCCTGGTGGGGACAAGGTCTTCGCCGAAATTCACCGCGGCGCGACACTATTCGACGGACCACACCAGGAGACTGCGCCGGATCTTGTCGGGATTCTCAGCAAGTCGTTCGACGTGCCCGCCAGTTTTCGCCGGGATGTGCGCGCAACTGAGTTGATTGTCCCGAACCGCCACATCCTGCGCGATGGCGGTCATGAACCCGAAGGGATTTTTCTTTTACGCGGCCCCAACCTGCGTGCGGCTGGCCGCCTTCCGTCGCAGCCGATCGTGGCGATCGCACCGACGATCCTGGAAATTCTCGGCCTGCCCATCGCGGACGATATCGACGGTGAACCGATTACCGCGGCTTTCACAGAGGACTTCCTGCGCGCGCACCCGCCACGGAGAGAATCTGAACCGGTGGCAACCGGGGCCGCAACATCCAACCAGCCGGAGTATTCCGAGGAAGACTCGGTGAAGATTGAAGAACGCCTCCGTAAGCTCGGGTACCTGGACTGA
- a CDS encoding alkaline phosphatase family protein, translating to MGTVEKILVIGLDCAEPSLVFGKWRDQLPNLRGLMERGAWTTMNSTTPPITVPAWSCMMSSKDPGTLGIYGFRNRKDHSYSGLTFATSTAVREPRLWDILSKAGKRVVVLGVPGTYPPSAVNGSMVSCFLTPDPATNQYTYPPELRDEIDQVLGKDQYMVDVSDYRTENKAPVLREIYEMTDRRFALANHLMRTKPWEFFMLVEMGIDRIHHAFWKFFDPEHRKFEPGSPFADAIRDYYIHVDKLIGNLLAALPEPDKTAIVVVSDHGAKRIDGGIAVNEWLIREKYLTVGEHPKQPKPLGKLIAEGKVDWSATKVWSEGGYYARVFINVKGREPQGIVAPHEYEALRDELMQKLEKLGDENGKPIGTRVYRPERLYHRCNGIWPDLVVIFGDLYWRSIGSIGYNAIHVFENDTGPDDANHAQDAMFVLSAPGMKAGQIAPVDILDVAPTLLRLYGQPIPPDMQGKPLAF from the coding sequence ATGGGCACGGTTGAAAAAATCCTGGTGATTGGCCTGGACTGCGCCGAGCCGTCGCTGGTGTTCGGGAAGTGGCGCGACCAGTTGCCGAATTTACGCGGGTTAATGGAGCGGGGAGCGTGGACGACGATGAACAGCACTACGCCGCCAATCACGGTGCCGGCCTGGTCGTGCATGATGTCCAGCAAGGATCCGGGTACCTTGGGCATTTACGGGTTCCGCAACCGCAAGGACCACAGCTATAGCGGACTGACGTTTGCGACTTCGACTGCCGTGCGGGAGCCTCGCCTTTGGGATATTCTCTCGAAGGCCGGCAAGCGCGTCGTGGTCCTCGGTGTTCCCGGGACGTATCCTCCGTCGGCCGTTAACGGGTCGATGGTCAGTTGCTTTCTGACGCCGGATCCGGCGACGAACCAGTACACCTATCCACCGGAACTGCGCGACGAGATCGATCAGGTGCTGGGCAAAGACCAGTACATGGTGGACGTCTCCGACTACCGCACGGAGAACAAGGCCCCGGTGCTGCGTGAGATTTATGAGATGACGGACCGCCGCTTTGCACTGGCGAACCATCTCATGCGCACGAAGCCGTGGGAGTTTTTCATGCTGGTCGAAATGGGTATCGATCGCATCCATCACGCTTTCTGGAAGTTCTTTGATCCAGAGCATCGCAAGTTTGAACCGGGCTCGCCGTTCGCCGATGCCATCCGTGATTACTACATCCATGTCGATAAACTAATCGGGAATTTGCTGGCGGCTCTGCCCGAGCCCGATAAGACCGCGATTGTGGTCGTCTCGGACCACGGCGCCAAGCGCATCGACGGTGGAATCGCCGTCAACGAGTGGCTCATCCGGGAAAAGTACCTCACCGTGGGCGAGCACCCGAAGCAACCCAAACCCCTCGGGAAACTCATCGCGGAAGGCAAAGTGGATTGGAGCGCGACGAAAGTCTGGAGTGAGGGCGGCTATTATGCGCGCGTGTTCATCAATGTGAAAGGTCGCGAACCTCAGGGCATCGTTGCCCCGCATGAGTACGAGGCATTGCGCGACGAGCTAATGCAAAAGCTCGAAAAGCTTGGTGACGAGAACGGCAAGCCGATTGGCACTCGCGTTTACCGGCCCGAACGGCTGTACCACCGCTGCAATGGAATCTGGCCCGATCTGGTGGTGATTTTCGGCGACCTATACTGGCGCTCGATTGGCAGCATTGGGTATAACGCCATCCATGTTTTCGAAAACGACACCGGGCCAGACGACGCCAATCACGCGCAGGACGCCATGTTTGTGCTCTCCGCGCCCGGCATGAAAGCGGGGCAAATCGCGCCTGTGGACATTCTGGATGTTGCACCGACACTCCTCCGGTTGTACGGCCAGCCGATTCCGCCTGACATGCAGGGCAAACCGTTGGCGTTTTAG
- a CDS encoding lipopolysaccharide kinase InaA family protein, producing MHEPEYISLDDGKLTVASEFLPALQAAGLDSFDKIMALPAKAVVRAVPGRATVRVELPLPSGGTLVGYLKRYGEEYLSPLDKLLRLIHWPGRDDEASREWRKLHLLRTHKFLTALPIATGQSRRAGIVTSSFLLQQEILNGSPADDYIVQQLATASPQRKWKLFKKLGKLARTFQDAGFIHKDFNLKHIFVVERGDDWDLYLIDLQRVLGPRPHRQRWYLKDLSALAHSARRRAYLSLPNLLRIYLAYARTMKLQTTDKQFIAKIWRRVRRLRGRQPKYGRIWNATES from the coding sequence ATGCACGAACCTGAATACATCTCCCTTGATGACGGCAAACTGACTGTCGCCTCCGAATTTCTGCCAGCATTACAGGCTGCAGGACTTGACTCGTTCGACAAAATCATGGCGTTGCCGGCGAAAGCCGTCGTCCGCGCCGTACCGGGCCGCGCGACAGTGCGCGTCGAGTTGCCGTTACCAAGCGGAGGTACGCTCGTCGGCTACCTCAAGCGATATGGAGAGGAATATTTATCACCGCTCGACAAATTGCTTCGCCTTATCCATTGGCCGGGCCGTGACGACGAGGCCAGCCGCGAATGGCGCAAGTTGCACCTGCTCCGCACCCATAAGTTCCTTACCGCCCTCCCCATCGCCACCGGACAGTCGCGCCGGGCTGGCATCGTGACCAGTAGTTTTTTGTTGCAGCAAGAAATCCTCAATGGTTCACCCGCCGATGACTACATCGTCCAGCAACTGGCGACTGCTTCGCCGCAACGCAAATGGAAATTGTTTAAAAAATTGGGCAAATTGGCCCGCACGTTTCAGGATGCCGGATTCATTCACAAGGATTTCAACTTGAAACACATTTTTGTGGTCGAGCGCGGCGACGATTGGGACCTGTACCTGATCGACTTGCAACGTGTCCTCGGGCCGCGACCGCACCGTCAGCGCTGGTACCTAAAAGATTTGTCAGCACTGGCCCATTCCGCACGACGACGAGCATACCTTTCTCTGCCAAACTTGCTACGAATTTACCTGGCCTATGCGCGGACCATGAAGTTGCAAACCACCGACAAACAGTTCATCGCAAAAATTTGGCGGCGGGTCCGTAGGTTGCGCGGTCGTCAACCAAAATACGGCCGGATCTGGAATGCGACAGAATCCTAA
- the nadD gene encoding nicotinate-nucleotide adenylyltransferase — translation MKRRQRIGILGGTFNPIHLGHLLIAQDAMEQVGLDRVRFIPSAAPPHKTVDKLVSERDRLRMITLAIRNNPHFEVDDIEIERGGKSYSVDTLTELRRREPRADFYFIIGGDSLRELHLWREAQRLVTLCTFVTVPRPGFDPKPVIDRRLDAATRRRLRQHVLRGHACDIASSEIRARVASGRSIRYLVPDAVHAYIRRRRLYQ, via the coding sequence GTGAAGCGGCGCCAACGTATCGGTATTCTGGGGGGGACGTTCAACCCGATTCACCTCGGACATCTCCTCATCGCCCAGGACGCCATGGAACAGGTGGGACTCGACCGGGTGAGGTTCATCCCGTCGGCCGCGCCGCCGCACAAGACGGTCGACAAGTTGGTCAGCGAACGGGACCGGTTGCGCATGATCACCCTCGCGATCCGAAACAACCCTCACTTTGAAGTTGACGATATCGAAATCGAGCGCGGCGGCAAATCGTATTCGGTGGACACGTTGACGGAATTGCGACGGCGCGAACCTCGCGCAGATTTTTATTTTATCATCGGCGGGGACTCGCTGCGTGAGTTGCACCTCTGGCGGGAGGCACAGCGCCTGGTTACACTCTGCACGTTTGTCACGGTGCCGCGACCGGGGTTCGACCCGAAACCAGTCATCGATCGGCGGCTGGATGCGGCCACGCGGCGACGGTTGCGCCAGCACGTCTTACGCGGCCACGCCTGCGACATCGCTTCGAGCGAAATTCGCGCGAGAGTTGCCAGCGGGCGATCCATACGCTATCTTGTGCCTGATGCGGTACATGCATATATTCGGAGGCGACGGCTTTATCAGTGA
- the rsfS gene encoding ribosome silencing factor, whose product MKGNSRLTSEKLVKLCREIALGKKAEDAMILDVRNVSSVADFFLICTGTSEPHLKAIADEIARRLRDEGMRPRHRDGYPPSRWIVMDYNDVLVHIFHPELRQRYSLEDLWGDAKRVK is encoded by the coding sequence GTGAAGGGCAATAGCCGGCTAACCTCCGAAAAATTGGTCAAGCTCTGCCGCGAAATCGCCTTGGGGAAGAAGGCGGAAGACGCGATGATTCTGGATGTCCGCAATGTTTCCAGTGTTGCCGACTTCTTTCTAATTTGCACCGGTACTTCCGAACCCCATCTCAAAGCCATTGCCGACGAAATTGCGCGCCGTCTCCGCGATGAGGGGATGCGCCCGCGGCATCGTGACGGGTACCCGCCCAGCCGTTGGATCGTCATGGATTACAACGACGTTCTCGTGCACATCTTCCATCCCGAGCTTCGCCAGCGGTACAGCCTCGAAGACCTCTGGGGCGACGCGAAGCGTGTGAAATAG
- a CDS encoding FHA domain-containing protein, whose product MPYLVRKKFDGSAADRWELTDKALTFGRGEDADVLIKDERMSRQHFAVTPRDGKYYVRDLDSTNGTYVNNERITEKELQPNDKIRGGQTVMVFELEKPKGVATVIGEMSAGGKGYKTLLGEITKEAK is encoded by the coding sequence ATGCCTTATCTTGTTCGGAAAAAATTCGATGGTTCAGCGGCGGATCGCTGGGAGCTTACGGACAAGGCCCTCACCTTTGGCCGGGGCGAAGACGCGGACGTGCTGATCAAGGATGAGCGGATGTCCCGCCAGCATTTCGCAGTCACTCCCCGCGACGGCAAGTATTACGTGCGAGACCTTGATTCCACCAACGGTACGTACGTGAACAACGAGCGCATCACTGAGAAAGAATTGCAGCCCAACGACAAAATCCGTGGTGGCCAGACCGTGATGGTCTTCGAGTTGGAAAAGCCGAAGGGCGTCGCCACGGTGATCGGCGAGATGTCTGCCGGAGGCAAAGGCTACAAGACGTTGCTCGGAGAAATTACGAAGGAAGCGAAGTAA